CTCGAAGAGATCGCCGGCCGGCGCGGCCTGACGCTGACGGTGGAGCAACTCAGCCATGTCGCGCCCACCACCTGCGACCCCACGCTGCTGGCGCAGCTCGCGGCGGCGGTTGGCGCGGAAGCCCCGATCATGGAAAGCGGTGCGGGACACGACGCCATCGCCATGTCCCGCATCGCGCCGGTCGGAATGCTGTTCGTCGCCTGTCGCGGCGGCATCAGCCACGACCCTGCCGAACATGTGGAGCCAGCCGATGTCTCCGCGGCCCTTCAGGCGCTGCGGCGCTTCGTCACCGCCTACTCACCCCTTCGAACCTGATGGCGGGCTCAGAGGTCCACGCGGAACCGGTACCGATCCGAGCGGTAGGTCACGATGGCGAACTCGATCGGCAAGCCTTGCCGGGAACGCGCCACGCGGCGCGCGACGAGGACCGGGTCGCTTTCGGTCACGTCGAGATGGGGACAGACCTGCCGGGTCGCGAGGCTGGCCTCGATGTACTCGACCCCACCGACAATCTCGATCCCAAGCTCCGCACGCAGCCATTCGTAAAGCGAGCCCTCGGCAAGCTGTTCGGAGGTGGGCGGCGTCTTGGCTCCGAAGATATCCGGCCGCACCCAAGAGATCGAATGGCCGATCAGGCGCTCGTTGGCTTTGAGCAGGCGCTCGACGTAAAACGGTTGGTCGCCCGAGGGCAGACCCAGGGATTGCGTAGCCTCCAGCGACGCCGGCGCCATGCCGCATCCCAGCACCTGATAGCCGGGCATCATCCCACGACTGCGCATGTCCTCGGCAAAGCCGCGGATCTGGTTCACCGGCTGATCGACTCGCGTATCGACAACGACGCTACCGATCCCGGCACGGCGCTTGATCAGCCCCTCCTGTACCAGTTGCTGCATCGCGGAACGGGTTGTCGTTCGGCTGACCCCGAACTGCGTGTTTATCTCCGCTTCGGTGGGCAGGGTGGCACCCACTGGAAACTCCCCGGACTCGATCGCCCGTCGGAAGATCTCGGCCAGCTGCAACCATCTCGGGGCGCCGTTGCTGACGAGAACAGAGGTGCTCCAGTTCATGGGAAAGCCTTTGATACTACAGAGGCACAAAGTTTAGCCCGTCCGGATCACGATGTCATCAGTCCTCGGGGCGCTTCCGTCCCGATCGCAGCAAACTTGCCGCAATCACGGGCATTTATCAGGAACAGACCCCTGGAATCTTCGAATGCTGCCTTTGAGCCCTTCCAAGATCGAAGCATTCGCTGTATTGTAATAACAAAGAAACAAAGGCATCCCAATGTCACGACTACTCGTTTTCGGTGACGCGAGCTTCGATCAGACGTTTTTCGCGCCGCATATCCCTGCGCCGGACGAAAAGGTGCACTGTTCGGGCTTCGCCGAGGGCTACGGCGGCGTCGCGCTGAACACCGCCATCGCCGCCGCGCGTGCCGGGGGTGAGGTCACGCTCGTGGCACAGGTCGGCACCGATGCGCCCTCTGCGGCACTCGCCGACTACCTTTCGGAGGCAGGCGTCTCGCATCGGCTGAACGCGACCGACGGTGTGATCGCCCGGGTCACGACACTGGTCGCGACCGATGGCGAAAAACGGCTGCTGCTCTATCCCGGTGTTTCGCTCTACCCCGATCCGGCCTGCGCCGAGGAACTGTCCCTCGATGGCGTCGCGCATGTGCACACCGCGATTTACGGCCCGGCGGGCACGCGTCTCATCGAGCGGGCGCGGAGCGCTGGGGCAAGCTGGTCGCTGGATCTGGAGCCCGCAACCTTCGCCGCGGGCCTCGAGGCCCTGCAGCCGCAGATCGAGGGCGCCGCTCTGATCTTCGTCAACGATCGCGCCGCAGCGCAGATCGGCGCGGACGCGGTCGATGTCCTCTTTGAAATGGGGGCCGCCGCCGTGCTGCGCACCCGTGGACCGGCAGGCGCGACGCTGTACCGCCCCGACGGGAGTGAAAGTGCAAATGCCTCCTGCCCGAAAGATATGCCGATCGTCGACACCACCGGCGCCGGCGACTGCCTTGCAGGCTGGTATCTGGCGCGACAC
This region of Ponticoccus alexandrii genomic DNA includes:
- a CDS encoding carbohydrate kinase family protein; this translates as MSRLLVFGDASFDQTFFAPHIPAPDEKVHCSGFAEGYGGVALNTAIAAARAGGEVTLVAQVGTDAPSAALADYLSEAGVSHRLNATDGVIARVTTLVATDGEKRLLLYPGVSLYPDPACAEELSLDGVAHVHTAIYGPAGTRLIERARSAGASWSLDLEPATFAAGLEALQPQIEGAALIFVNDRAAAQIGADAVDVLFEMGAAAVLRTRGPAGATLYRPDGSESANASCPKDMPIVDTTGAGDCLAGWYLARHLAGAPPQEALRLAVTAATRACGFPGTHAGYPSLHEIEQ
- a CDS encoding GntR family transcriptional regulator, whose amino-acid sequence is MNWSTSVLVSNGAPRWLQLAEIFRRAIESGEFPVGATLPTEAEINTQFGVSRTTTRSAMQQLVQEGLIKRRAGIGSVVVDTRVDQPVNQIRGFAEDMRSRGMMPGYQVLGCGMAPASLEATQSLGLPSGDQPFYVERLLKANERLIGHSISWVRPDIFGAKTPPTSEQLAEGSLYEWLRAELGIEIVGGVEYIEASLATRQVCPHLDVTESDPVLVARRVARSRQGLPIEFAIVTYRSDRYRFRVDL